GGCACAAAATCCCAACAATAGCAATAGATTTGCTTTAACATGCAGACAGTCACCTTCATCAACTTCCTGTAGGGATAGACTAAACTAGGGTGCAATCCCAGTGGGTTTCCGTGAGTCATTCACTAGAACAACCCTTTGTATTACAATGGAAAGTGCTGACCAAgctttttttgatgattttctagTATTGTTAACACGAAAAGAGGCATAAGTTCATCTCTCCTGCAGCCAGCTTAAATGTCTCTTCTATCGACAGTAACTCCGGAAATTGTTCAGATGCTCCACCAGCCTAATCCATGTCAAGAAAAGTGTTAGTATGGGACATATGTTTCTTAAAGTATATAAACTCATCAAATGCTACAATGTTTCTGAATAACAACTATTCATGAAGCAAAACATTAAATCTTTCTATTGTTTATTGTCTCCACTGTTCATCACATTCAATTTACTTACAAATTTTCTTAAGAGCATTGTATCCTAAAGATGAGCGTTGTCTTAAATCTGGTAAATTTTAAGAGGCCAAGTGGTTTAAGAGTGCACTTACATGAACATGGATCATGTACATGGTACGATATTGATCTGAGGAAATGTGAGCCGAAACCACCTCCAATTGATGCTTTTCTAGTATGTACAAGATAGTGGCGAATGTCCCTGGCTTCCTTGGGGAACAGACATTGATTTGTGCATCATCCCCACACATACTAATGACTACATTGGATGAAAACCATGTCTGAAAGCAAGCTGGTGAAGCTTGGGCTGGAAATGTCTGAGATATGTCTATGGTCATCGGATAGTTATTTGTTGGTCCCTGATTATCAGTAAAGAATGCTTCCCTTGATTCAGGAGGTTGCACCTGCGACGTGATTATGGATGATTGATCGTAATCAACCGTTGCTGAATTCTTTAATTTCTCAAGCTTTTGTTTTTCAAGTGTTTGGAGAGTCTGTTGAAGGTTTTTTATGTATGTTACTGCTTCATCAACAACGGTAGACTTGTCCGCCTGTACAAGACTGAGTAAACACTTAAGCAACTTCATAGGTGCATCTAACAACATGTAATGACCTTATAAGCCATATGCATGCATGTGTAAAAATCAAGAAAACCTATTTTTTTTTCATTGAAGCACACTTTCAAACTTGTGATGAAGGTTGGAATTGGATATAGATATCATGGAAAACAAATAATCTCTTATTTTTCCTGCCGATGATCTTAAActattttcatattatatatattttaattacctTCGCAGGAAGTTGAGGTAGCAAAGCATGAAGACTAGAGAACATATTcctcatcttcttcctcctttctCTTTCAGTCCATATATGCATCTCATGCTCCGATTGATCAGCGCCATGGTCGACACCTCCGTTAGCCTTCCCTTGTTTCAACCCTCCTTTTCTGCTTCTCTTCTCACCCACCTCTGCTACGGCAACTTTCTCAAGCTCCATTTTTGGGTAATTAGAGATTTTTTCTTCAGAAAACAGCAACAAAATTCCCTAACCAATTCACCAGGAAAAGAATTGGTAAAAGAGCCCAAAAATAGGGGGATTAGGATGAATTTATCAAATGAATTTTGATAGCAGAGATATGTGTGAGTAAGTGTATTTATACTTAGGGAGAAAGAAGAAAGTGGGAAAAGTATAAAAGaggtgaagaagaagatgatgatgatgatggagtTTTTGTAAGAAACAGACCAAAATACAATCATGAGATAATGCCGTTATTTTGCTTCCAAACAAAAAACGGAAGCTAATCTCTTTTGTTCTGATGTTCATTAAAAGGCAATATCTCTCAGGTGGGGCCCGGGTATTTTTACTTATTCTGCTTTCACCCtcttcatccttttatttacatcaCTGCCCTTTAAAGTTCTCTTTTATTTTCCCGTTCACATTATATACAAGTGCCTTCTAGCTTAGACCCCCATTTCTTCCTTCTCATTCCAAACTTCATTTCGTAGAAAGAGCTTCACATGAAAGTAGTAAGGATGTAAGATCACAAatgagaaaaattaaaataaaatcatactcaaaacataattatataaatagatggtgccaaaagaatataaatGGATTATTGCCTAATACATTAAGGGTTAAGTGtttaattttaagaaaattatCTATAAACTTTGGTTTAACgtgtaatattatatataaattttgattttatgcaattgtatatattaaattttaatttgattcaattttcaaaatcactaaCGATATTATCAAATTAGCAccattttattttgatatattgcATATACAAACTATTATATTAATCCGACACaaaaatatatgtatttatttatttctttaaatgtataaatttaaattaaaatcaaagtttTATGTATACATATAAACCACAATTCAAGTTTTAAGTACATAGCACcaaatcaaagtttatgtatcaaattacacattagaacaaaattcatgtataaatttaatatttatccctTAATTTTACaagttaaaaatcattttatattacatttaatttttaaatatcaatTAGATATAtgactatttttaaattttattttaatatatcaaataattatcttatataaaattatgatagaaataataaaatatattaatacacactatatgaaaacattttatttcttaaaaataatGCAAAATTTTAATAAGTCTTACCATTCACTTCGTAATATAGGTGAGTCTGGATGGATATTAATACTATAATTATTGGACTAGATTATCTTTAAGTAAATATATAGATATTTATATCACATCAAAATCTAATGGTGATTAAAACTAAAttcaatttgaaaaattaaatttttcaaattttgtgtTAATCGAATTGAGTTATTCAAATTTTTGAATAAACTCAAATAAATAATTCTTTACAAATCGAATAACAAATTGATGTGAATACCCCTTAGGTCCTTGATAGTTTTGAAAATGTACAATTAGGTCCGCTCaaagaaaattacaaaaattcaaaataatcttCAAATTTcagaatatttataaaatatttttccaaaattttataagatatatataaactaaaaactaaatttattaaaatttaattaaattaaaaaatataaaatgctaaattataaattttttaaaattcaaaatgataaatttgatgctttaaacaagtaaattatcaaatcaaatttatcatattaattattttattattttctcttattttgttttaaaagagttttataatacatatatatatatatatatatatatataatatctatGTTTTTAACTTAGAATTTCGACATATTGTCAACAAGATTTCAATAtaaccttttaatttttatttttaatttaacttgaataaatttatttgacTCAACTTGACTTGAGTCTCATTTCACTTGACTCAatacaaaaaaattcaaattgagctAGAATAATAAATAAGACTTGTCAACTTGACTAATTCAAAAAATTAACTCAACTCTAATCAAAACccaattaaatttaattcattcTTATCCATAAATATCTCATACTTAAacattttaatttgataaattagcttgtGGTTTTTATTAGTAAATTTGATACCCTAAATTTTTTAAATCTTCATTATTCgttgtaattttttgaaaattttaattaatttttttttacttttttcttcaaaattttcaataatcttacaaaatttttaaaaattttaattatacccCAACTTTTATGAAAAAATCTCatcaaattcttaaaatttttaaaacttttagtTAAACCCCAAAATTAAGTCCTAAAATCCGCCTATGATTCAAATACTCTTTGTTAGCTAATATGTACTATTGTGCAATAAATAAGTTACCAAGttgataattaatatatttatatttatataaattttaacaaaTGATGGTATATAAGACTGAAATGACAGTGTGTAAATGTGAGTGACACTGGGGCTATTAAAGAATCTTTTGGGTAGCAAGATCTTACGGGACCCAAACACGTCAGAACAAACAACAACGACATGCTAACTAAGCAAACCCATGATTCATCAAAATTACAACATGCTAACACGTTAGCTTTTTAAGTTTTTCAAGTTACATTGTTTTAATTGAAATACCAGTAATTTAATTAATGTTGATTAGATtaacataaaattatataattttgagagagttaaactttaaaattttatgttaagaggaacttaaataaaattattatttttaaaagccAAAACGGAAATTTTTTACTCGCTTCACATAGCCTTTGATCCGATACTGATTTaaataaaagtatgaaaataagatcattcaaaaaaattaagaatataagaaatcaaaattttaaatataacctCATTAAACATCAATCCAGATTGATAACTTTTTAGCAAATAATGATAACAAGATTATTTTAAAGTAGAGAAAAACGGCCGACTAATCTTTTTCTAATCTGTTCTATTGTTTCTCTCAGTCATCATATATAAAACGCAAAAAGTTTCGGTTTCAAAACCTTTTCCATATGTATATTATTAGTATAAATATTTTTGCGGTCCAAAGATGATATAATAGTCAAGTGTAACTTATCAAAACTTTTTGAAGATTCTCAAAAGAAAAAGactaataaaaaaacaaaaaatgaacctaaaagttttgtttttattaatattaatgcCAATCATCGATTACGCGGCAAAACTAACTCCCTTTTGCTATAAAGAATCTTTGTATACATACATCGAAAATTGTTAAGTACGTTTGTTAATATATATACCTTTCGTAAGCttctatataaaataaaatttgtaacCGATTTTTCTCAATAagttttaaattcttttattaaataCTAAATTCTATAAAGGATATCAAAATCTCTAGTGAAATACTAAAATTTTAAGTAAcaaataccaaaatttacataAAAAGTCGGTAACTTCTCATGCAAAGTAGTCTTACTAATCTTCATTCTTGTTAAATATGTTTACCaggtttttctttctcttttgtttttttgAAAGATTTTATCAAAAAAATTCTTTTGAGTGTTAGTTTTGTATCGAAAAAAAAAGAGGGTGATCTTGAAACTAATTTTGGGGTTTGGGAGACTTTAAATTTccgaagagaaaagaaaaagatctaaaaggaaaatatttttaaaaattgttttacaagaaaaattacaaattccagtgagaaaaaaaaatgaactaTATTCATTAAAGAAATTAGTATCCGTTAGAAATTGTGGCATTTGGTTAAAGATTTTGATAACCGTTAGAAATTttggttttcattaaaaaaaaattggtatCAACTAGAAATTTTGATTTTCTGTGATTTTGGTATTTGTCAAAAAATTTGGTATCCATTAGAGATTTTGGTGTTTGGTTAAATATTTTGGAATCCATTAAAAATTTTGTTATCCGTTAGAAATATTTCTATTACGATATTGATAATTGTAAAGAATACcaatatttttaaagaaataacaataattataatggaaactaaaaaattaaaatgaaataaatatttataacgcAATACCGAAGATTCAAATGATAATAATATTTTGATGGTGATCCCTCTCACCACCACGCATGCACTTTGTTTGATGTTCTTTTTGCCTCGTCAGAAGTCGTTTAAGCCCATAGAAATTGCTATAGCCATTGTACTAATGTCTTGTCTCATAAGTCCATAAACGATAAAAGGTTAAGTGACATTGCAAGCAACACGTCGGTGTGGATTTTTTTAACAAATACAACATTGATGTCTCGTCATAGGTTTATCATTCTACCCTTCAACAGTACGTGTTTGTGTCATtattagaatatgaaatcatAAACActcaaataataaattaatcaaagaaaaACAAACCTCATTGTTATGCACTTAAAAAAAAACTCTAAgagacaaaaaaataaaataagataatctCGCTTGTAATTTTAAAGAATAATCAAACTTGGTATTTCTTAAAGAATTCtgtgaaagaaataaaaataaaataaaataaataaaataaagaacacacaaattttacatggaaaccctttcgggaaaaaaatcacgggcagaggagaagaaaattcactatgtcgaaaaatttgaattaatacaagaggaatagactatgtctatttataggcttgtaaagctatattctagtaggattgaaacaccttatcctaatcaatataaaatagatggagtttaataaggtttaaaaaccttattctaaaataaaataaaagaagtctagttctatatggattttacttttattttatttccatcgtattttatttaaataagaatttgggtcacttaattctaacaatctccaccttgacacaaattctcaatgaacaagttcttcatcgcgaactttcaataaacaagttctccacctcttccataaaaccccttaagggtttaacttcaacaatgaacactaaccaagtctaagcaatgctcaaacttggttataggaagtgacttagtcatcatatctgcaggattttcatgagtactaattttgctcacaacaatatcaccacgagcaataatatcacgaacaaaatgataccgaacatcaatgtgttttgttctctcatgaaacatttgatcttttgtaagaaagatggcactcgattgtcacaaaatatcgtcttgatttgaaggtcttcattaagttcactaaagagtccttcaaccaaacagcttctttacaagcctcgagaatcgccatgtactcaccgattggtagacaaagtgatgtagtttgcaaagtggctttccaaccgattgcacaacctccgattgtaaagacataacacgtgagagatcttcttctatcaaggtctccagcaaaatcagcatcaacatacccaatgactccatctctagttcttccaaactgtaagcaaacatcagtagtacctcgtaagtatattaaaatccactgaactgctttctagtgttctttaccaggattcgccatgtatctgctaactgcactgactgcatatgataaatctggacgtgaacaaaccatagcatacatgagagatcctactgcattagagtatggaacatgtgacatgtactcaatctcatcatctgattgtggagacaaagctgatgaaagtctgaaatgagctgctaaaggagtactaacaggcttagcactttgcatattgaacctgcaaagaactttctcaatgtaccccttctgacttaggtacaatttacttgcttttctatctcaaagaatctccataccaagtatcttctttgctggtcctaaatctttcatctcaaattcttcacttagttgggctttgacctttcttatctttactttatcttttgttgctatcaacatgtcatcaacataaagaagtagatacacaaaataaccatcactgtttttcttaaagtagacacaactgtcaaaactacttcttttgaaatcatgagaagtcataaaggaatcaaacctcttgtacccttgtcttggtgatttgtttcaaaccgtaaagggactttttcagcaagcaaacatagtcctctttttccgagactgtaaaaccctctggttgttgcatgtaaatatccttctTAAGTTCTCCATGcgaaatgcgcttttacatctaaccgctcaagctccaaatcatgcatggccacaataccaagcaaagctcgaatcgaactatgcttaacaattggagagaacacatctgtgaagtccactcgaatttgatcagaaccctttgcaacaagccttgctttatatccgggttttCAACTCccgagtccttctttctttttaaacacccatttacaatgaatgacctttttacctttaggaagttttacaagatcccatgttactGTTTTTTgtgagtgattccatctcctcttgcatagcaaacatccacttttcttaGTCTTCTGactaatcgcctcagaataattaaatggctcttgattcgcatctatatcttaagccacatttaaagcataagcaactagatcagcctcggcatacttctttggaggtttaatttctcttcttgttctatttttggtgatagagtattgcggtaaagaagcaactctattctcaatttttgtactggcttgaggagttgattctgtattaatctgatgctccacctacttttggttttctttattggaagagtctttaagagataagttaggtagcatagcagtttcatcaaaaacatctctgctaatcacaacttttttattttcaggacaccataacttatagccttttacaccactttataactaagaaaacgcatttaatggatctcggttccaattttccattatcaacatgagcatacgcaggacacccaaaaatctttaaatcgaataattagcgggattaccggaccatacctcttgtggagtcttttctcaatggcaacggatggagatcgattgatcaaaaacatgcgagaggtCATTTCGCCGAAATGActttgtaagttggcatttgacaacatacatcgaaccttctccatgatcgttcgttcattcgatTTCGCAATGCCGTTTTTTGTCAgagagtatgacgaatcgtcaagtgtctcatgatcccttctaacttgcataatctattaaactcatcgagcagaactctaagccattgtctgtacggAGGTATCTTATCtattttcccgtctgtttttcaatcataattttccaagacttaaatgtagaAAACACATCgtttttctgcttcaggaagaatgaccaaacttttctggaaaaatcatcaataaaggttagcatataattagctccacctctcgaaggcactctggatggcccccacagatcagaatgaatatactccaacgtttccttcgtgttatggattcctctagtgaatcaaactctcttttgcttcccaaaaacacactgctcacagaaattcagtttgcaaattccttgcccatcaagaagtcctcttttgctcaatccagccatgccattctcactcatatgccctggacgcatatgccaaagtttagtaatatcatcatctgacaaggaagaggaagcgacagctgcatcaccaataatagtagaaccctgcaaaacatataacttggcaatttttctctgccctttcatcacaacaagggaccctttgaaaatctttaaaaccccactttcagctgtgtatctgtacccttttgaatcaagagtacttaacgaaattaaatttcttttcaattctggaacatgccgtaCGTCGCTAaatgttctgacaactccatcaaacatcttaaattTAATTGTTCCAatacctgcgattttacatgaagcattatttcccatcaaaacaacaccttcagacactgtttcgtaagttgtaaaccaatcccgattgggactcatgtggaaggtgcaacctgaatcaagtatccactcctcacttactttagaatcattgacagaagtgactagaagttcaccatcgctgtagtcttctacaacatcagcttcaccgaaattttctggttgttttcccttttgattcgcaacctctcttttaatcttattttgtagcttataacactcagatttaatgtgccctttcttcttgcagaagttacaagttttacttctatttgaagacttcgatctacccttagatttaccacgaggattccgttcctgtgtcctaccacgatcattatcagcattctgatcttgtctcccacgaacaatgagaccctctccctgagagtcgggtttaaccacaagatgttttatcttatcatacgaggttaaagaatcataaacctcatcaactgtgagagactcgcggctatataaaatcgtgtctctaaaggttgaataagacgggggcaacgaacaaagtagaatcaaccctaaatcttccttatcatactgaacctccatggcctccaagtttgagagaatttctttaaacactgttaagtgttcgtgtacagacgcaccttcctccaaacgatgagcataaagacgctgcttcatatgcaacttgcttgttagagttttcgacatacatatttgttctagcctcttccataatgcagcggcagtcttctctttcattacatcttgcaaaatttcgttggacaaatgcagatataattgtggtaacgcctttcgatccttacgcttcttctcttcatctgttaatatcgaaggcatcttatctatccctagcagggcatcctccagatccatctgcgcaagaactgcttgcatcttaatctgccacaatgcaaatctggtgttgcgatccaacagcggaatttcatacttcaaagatgccattaCTGTGATTGAGATGAAAAACCCGGAAGCtccgataccaatttgtgaaaaaaataaaaataaa
The sequence above is a segment of the Gossypium arboreum isolate Shixiya-1 unplaced genomic scaffold, ASM2569848v2 Contig00055_ERROPOS10331399+, whole genome shotgun sequence genome. Coding sequences within it:
- the LOC108482405 gene encoding transcription factor bHLH95-like; its protein translation is MELEKVAVAEVGEKRSRKGGLKQGKANGGVDHGADQSEHEMHIWTERERRKKMRNMFSSLHALLPQLPAKADKSTVVDEAVTYIKNLQQTLQTLEKQKLEKLKNSATVDYDQSSIITSQVQPPESREAFFTDNQGPTNNYPMTIDISQTFPAQASPACFQTWFSSNVVISMCGDDAQINVCSPRKPGTFATILYILEKHQLEVVSAHISSDQYRTMYMIHVHAGGASEQFPELLSIEETFKLAAGEMNLCLFSC